In Microbulbifer elongatus, the DNA window AAGTGGCCGCCATCTTTGGATACGAACAGGACATTGCCGCCATTGATATCCACCTCATACAGGCCCGGCATGGCGCTTTCACGCACCTCACCAAAGCTGGCACTGGGGTTACTCGCCGCCAGTTTGGCCTTGATCTGCTTCGCCACATTGTCGTCGACAGCAACGGCGGACTGCCCCAGGAGCAGCGCAGTGGTGGCAACCAGTGCAGCGAGAGGCTTGAGTGGCTTGGCTAGAAAATTCATGTTGGGAGTTACTCCGGTGTTATTCGTCACTGTTGACCCGCGAAAAGGCCCTACTCAGACCCTACAGGCGGGCGCCGGTTCCAGCCCAGTATGGCATCGGACGGTATCCGCGGGATGGCATTGGCGCACGTTTGTCGCGTTTTACTACACAATCATCGCAAACGCGAACTCAGGTCACCCGTATGCCCGCCGGTCACTGGCGATTGACTGGCTGGATCACCATCATTGTGACGTTTCAGAGACCCGACCAATAAACCTCAGGCATAAAAAAACCGGAGCCAGGCTCCGGTTTTTTTTGAATAAGCAATGCTTACTTGGCCAGCTTCTCTTTGATTCGAGCCGCTTTACCAGTCAGGCTGCGCAGGTAGTACAGCTTGGCCTGACGAACGTCACCGCGACGCTTCACAGTGATGCTGTCAACCAGCGGACTGTGGGTCTGGAAAGTACGCTCAACACCAACACCGTGAGAAATTTTGCGCACGGTGAAGGAGGAGTTCAGGCCGCGGTTACGCTTGCCAATCACAACACCTTCAAACGCCTGCAGACGCTCACGGTTACCTTCTTTTACTTTTACCTGAACAACGATGGTGTCGCCCGGTGCAAAAGCCGGCAGTTCCGCTTTCAGCTGTTCGGTTTCCAGCTGCTGAATGATTTTGTTGGTCATTTGGAGTTCTCCAAAAGGGTTTTGTGTAGCCTCTCGGCTAGATGGCCAAATTACTCTCGCCTCCCGGCGAATTCGACGTTAATTCTGCTCCTCAGAACCAGACTCCTGCAGGAATTCATCCAGCAGTTGCGCCTGCTCCGGAGACAGCGCCAGTGACTCGAGCAGATCCGGGCGACGCTGCTGCGTCCGACCCAAAGCCTGCTTGAGGCGCCAGCGGCGAATCTTCTCGTGGTTACCGGAAAGTAAAACTTCTGGTACCGACCTGCCCGCGAATTCTTCCGGGCGGGTATAGTGTGGGCAGTCCAACAGGCCCTGGGCGAAGGAGTCCTCCACCGCAGACAGGTTGTGCCCGAGTGCACCGGGGATCAGCCGGGTTACCGCATCCACCAGCACCATGGCGGCGAGCTCGCCGCCACTCAGCACGTAGTCACCAATGGACCACTCTTCATCGATCAGGGTCTCGACGATACGCTCGTCAATCCCTTCATAACGGCCCGCCAGCAATACCAGATTGCCGCTGCCGGACAACTGCTCCACCCCCTGCTGATCCAGCTGCCGCCCCTGGGGTGACAGATAGATAGACGTCGTGGGACCAGTCTCCTCTGCCCAACTGCGCGCCTCCTGCAAGGCCTGGGAGAGAGGCTCCGCCAGCATCACCATGCCCGGACCACCGCCGTAGGGGCGATCATCCACGGTGCGATGGCGGTCACTGGTGAAATCCCGGGGATTCCAGCAGCGCACTTCCAGCAAACCGTCTTTTACTGCCCGGCCACTGATACCGTAGTCGGTCAGGGCCGCGAACATCTCTGGAAAGATGCTCACCAGCGCAATGCGCTTGGCAGCCATCAGAACTCCGGATCCCAATTGACGGTGATCACACCCTTGGTGAGATCCACACTGGTGATGTATTCGCCCGGGAGATAGGGAATCAGACGCTCGCGCCCGTCACTCCCCCCGCGCACCACCATCACATCGTTGGCACCGGTTTCCATCAGTCGCACCACTTCCCCAAAGGGCGTCTCGCGACCTTCAAACACACTCACCACCTGCAGGCCCTGCAGCTGATGCCAGTAGTACTCACCCTCTTCCAGCTGGGGCATTTCACCACCGATAACGGCAATGTCCCGCTGGCAGAACTGCGCGGCGACATCCCGATCGTCCACACCTTTGATGTGAATGATCAAGCCCTTGCCGTGATGCTTGCCAGCATCGATTTCCAGGGGCTGCCACTGGGCAGAGCCCTTGGTCACTGAAGAGGCGGCGGGATTGTGCAGCCACCACTGAGCATACTGCAGTATGTTTTCCATCGGTTCGGTATAGGAATGCACCTTTACCCAACCGCGCACGCCATACACCGAGGTAATGCGCCCTACCGTGACCAACTCGTCGCTAGTTACCGAACTTTCAGTCACAGGAACACCCCGGAATACAGCCAATCAGGGATCGAAGAATCAGGCAGATTCTTTCATCAGCTTGCTGACGCGATCAGACAGTTGCGCGCCCTGGCCTACCCAGAACTCAACGCGATCACGGTCGATGCGCAGGCGCTCTTCCTGACCACGTGCAACCGGGTTGAAGAAGCCAACACGCTCAATGAAACGACCGTCGCGGGATTTGCGGCTGTCGGTCACAGTCAGGTGATAAAACGGGCGCTTCTTCGCACCGCCACGAGCCAAACGAATGGTTACCATGTAGCTATCCTGTAGTTTCAACACTAACCGGTCAGGGATCTTGACCGGAACATCCCGCCTCTCGGCGGTATTCCAGACACCGCCGAGGCGGAAATCTGCTTTTAAATCAATGTTCAACGAGCCGGAGCTCGCTGAAAGGCGGCGTATTCTAATGTACGCAACCGGGTTTGTATAGCGGCGAATCCACCGCCAGCAACAAGTTATCGCCTGCGCGCAACCGCTACTTCTTTTTAAAGCCAGGCGGCAGGCCACCGGGCATCCCGCCCATGCCACCCATACCCGCACCACCCATGCCGCCACCGCCCATGCCGGGCATGCCCCCAAGGCCGCGCATCATTTTGCTCATACCGCCACCCTTGAGCTTTTTCATCATCTTGCCCATCTGTTTGTGCTGCTTGAGCAGGCGGTTCAGATCCTGAATCTGGGTGCCGGAGCCGGCGGTAATACGGCGCTTGCGCGAGCCACTGAGAATCTCCGGGTTGCGACGCTCATGGGGCGTCATGGAACTGATAATCGCATCCATACGGCGAAACTCTTTGCCCATGTCTGCCTGCTGCGCCGCCTG includes these proteins:
- the rpsP gene encoding 30S ribosomal protein S16; its protein translation is MVTIRLARGGAKKRPFYHLTVTDSRKSRDGRFIERVGFFNPVARGQEERLRIDRDRVEFWVGQGAQLSDRVSKLMKESA
- the rimM gene encoding ribosome maturation factor RimM (Essential for efficient processing of 16S rRNA), producing the protein MTESSVTSDELVTVGRITSVYGVRGWVKVHSYTEPMENILQYAQWWLHNPAASSVTKGSAQWQPLEIDAGKHHGKGLIIHIKGVDDRDVAAQFCQRDIAVIGGEMPQLEEGEYYWHQLQGLQVVSVFEGRETPFGEVVRLMETGANDVMVVRGGSDGRERLIPYLPGEYITSVDLTKGVITVNWDPEF
- the trmD gene encoding tRNA (guanosine(37)-N1)-methyltransferase TrmD gives rise to the protein MAAKRIALVSIFPEMFAALTDYGISGRAVKDGLLEVRCWNPRDFTSDRHRTVDDRPYGGGPGMVMLAEPLSQALQEARSWAEETGPTTSIYLSPQGRQLDQQGVEQLSGSGNLVLLAGRYEGIDERIVETLIDEEWSIGDYVLSGGELAAMVLVDAVTRLIPGALGHNLSAVEDSFAQGLLDCPHYTRPEEFAGRSVPEVLLSGNHEKIRRWRLKQALGRTQQRRPDLLESLALSPEQAQLLDEFLQESGSEEQN
- the rplS gene encoding 50S ribosomal protein L19 — protein: MTNKIIQQLETEQLKAELPAFAPGDTIVVQVKVKEGNRERLQAFEGVVIGKRNRGLNSSFTVRKISHGVGVERTFQTHSPLVDSITVKRRGDVRQAKLYYLRSLTGKAARIKEKLAK